The Perca fluviatilis chromosome 2, GENO_Pfluv_1.0, whole genome shotgun sequence genome includes a region encoding these proteins:
- the LOC120553834 gene encoding POU domain class 2-associating factor 1: protein MHWEKSSPSALARSRPYQGVRVRDPVKELLRRKRSLEPHSIKTAPPSADVVTHNNQSLYTQGMFGSDVAGGSPAEPLTEVSDGGLQCAGWRSVPAATSAGQQPAVTPWSSSDYQQDLSAQTLAYPATPTLTADVFMQTLCPSYTMLTYTHTPLLTNFGNIPVAPAPGSLPQMELPDSGLTYLPWAQPITTISTMPNPGVQFSPGSAALPGSPVVHMPLSMSLTTMIPQLEAQGGGHSHPQILDLPQHSEHQLDPEPQDQSRSSSLEAESPNLLDKLLEEQKGDSEDEDKDSYSSQLFIPNV, encoded by the exons ATGCACTGGGAGAAAT CGTCACCATCAGCACTGGCCAGGTCCAGACCGTACCAAGGTGTTCGAGTCAGAGACCCGGTCAAGGAGCTgctgaggaggaagagaagtcTGGAGCCGCACAGCATCAAGACAGCGCCCCCTTCTGCA GATGTGGTCACGCATAACAACCAGTCATTATACACACAAG GCATGTTTGGCTCTGATGTTGCCGGCGGCTCCCCAGCCGAGCCGTTGACTGAAGTCAGTGATGGAGGGCTGCAGTGTGCAGGATGGAGATCTGTTCCAGCTGCCACGAGCGCTGGACAGCAGCCTGCTGTAACACCCTGGTCCtcatctgactaccagcaggacCTTTCAGCTCAGACTCTGGCTTACCCAGCCACCCCTACCCTCACTGCTGATGTATTCATGCAGACACTTTGTCCCAGCTACACCATGctgacctacacacacacaccattgcTCACTAACTTTGGG AACATACCTGTGGCTCCAGCACCAGGCTCCCTCCCTCAGATGGAGCTCCCAGACTCAGGGTTGACCTACCTCCCTTGGGCCCAGCCCATCACCACCATATCTACCATGCCGAACCCGGGAGTCCAGTTTTCTCCCGGCTCTGCAGCCCTGCCCGGGTCACCTGTGGTCCACATGCCCTTGTCCATGTCTTTGACCACCATGATTCCTCAGTTGGAGGCTCAGGGTGGAGGTCATTCTCATCCGCAGATACTGGACCTCCCGCAACATTCAGAACATCAACTGGACCCTGAGCCACAAGACcagtctcgaagctcgagtctAGAGGCAGAGTCACCGAACCTCCTGGATAAACTTCTGGAGGAGCAAAAGGGTGATAGCGAAGATGAGGACAAAGACTCGTACAGTAGCCAGCTCTTCATTccaaatgtctga